A region from the Hydra vulgaris chromosome 10, alternate assembly HydraT2T_AEP genome encodes:
- the LOC136086154 gene encoding uncharacterized protein LOC136086154, giving the protein MPGNSGYYTNNKKTCPERVRFIGKEKFPKKLLMWIAISDRGMSEPLFRTSKAVAINSSIYINECLEKRLLPFIHKYHRDFNYLFWPDLASSHYSKVSLNWMDQYVFYVDKDSNPPNVPQARPIENFWGHLAQKVYEGD; this is encoded by the coding sequence ATGCCTGGAAATTCTGGATATTACacaaacaacaaaaagacaTGTCCAGAAAGGGTTCGTTTTATAGGAAAAgagaaatttccaaaaaaattattaatgtggATAGCCATATCTGACCGTGGTATGTCCGAGCCATTGTTTCGCACTTCCAAGGCTGTAGCAATCAATTCATCaatctatattaatgaatgttTAGAAAAACGACTTCTTCCATTTATTCACAAGTATCATAGAGactttaactatttattttggcCAGATTTAGCAAGTTCTCATTATTCTAAAGTTTCTCTAAACTGGATGGACCAATATGTCTTTTACGTTGACAAAGATTCCAATCCCCCAAATGTGCCTCAAGCACGaccaattgaaaatttttgggGACATTTGGCACAAAAGGTTTACGAGGGAGATTAG